In one Pseudomonas sp. 31-12 genomic region, the following are encoded:
- a CDS encoding anti-sigma factor, translated as MISMPPSERDLHAYVDHQLNDADRRLVETYLASNPETAAQVRDWQQDAQQLRAAMSGALHYTANPDLDPALIRQRIKRQSRRHLASAAVLLIAVSVGGLSGWQAREMTLVSASPPMTDAMQAYRLIAQQGILPADYKVSDDGDMQGWLDRYFSHANRLPDLSDSGFKPVSGRLLSTEQGPAAMVVYEDQGGHKISFYVRPPGPKNNLLPRGSRSDGELQAEYWSGAGYNYAMVSPSDTPAAQMLKQTTQF; from the coding sequence ATGATCAGCATGCCCCCGAGCGAACGCGACCTGCACGCCTACGTCGATCATCAACTCAACGACGCCGACCGACGCCTGGTCGAGACTTACTTGGCGAGCAATCCGGAAACCGCCGCGCAAGTGCGCGACTGGCAGCAGGACGCCCAACAACTGCGCGCGGCCATGAGCGGCGCGTTGCACTACACGGCCAACCCGGACCTCGACCCGGCGTTGATCCGCCAACGAATCAAACGCCAGTCCCGCCGTCATCTGGCCAGCGCTGCGGTGCTGTTGATCGCCGTCAGCGTGGGCGGATTGAGCGGCTGGCAGGCGCGGGAAATGACGCTGGTCAGCGCGTCACCGCCGATGACCGATGCGATGCAGGCTTACCGTTTGATCGCCCAGCAAGGCATCCTGCCGGCCGACTACAAGGTCAGCGACGACGGCGACATGCAGGGTTGGCTCGACCGCTATTTCTCTCACGCCAATCGCCTGCCGGACTTGTCGGATTCGGGATTCAAACCGGTCAGCGGCCGTTTGCTCAGCACCGAGCAAGGGCCGGCGGCGATGGTGGTTTACGAGGATCAGGGCGGGCACAAGATCAGCTTCTACGTGCGACCACCCGGGCCGAAAAACAACCTGCTGCCTCGGGGCAGTCGCAGCGATGGTGAATTACAGGCCGAGTATTGGTCCGGCGCCGGTTACAACTATGCGATGGTCAGCCCGAGCGATACACCGGCGGCGCAGATGCTCAAGCAGACCACCCAGTTCTGA